The following coding sequences lie in one Klebsiella huaxiensis genomic window:
- the tag gene encoding DNA-3-methyladenine glycosylase I, whose amino-acid sequence MERCGWVSQDPLYIQYHDSEWGVAEKNPARLFEMICLEGQQAGLSWITVLKKRENYRRAFHQFDPVRVAAMDEADVERLVLDAGIIRHRGKIQAIIGNARAFLAMEKNGEPFADFVWSFVDNHPQVTAAATLAEIPTTTPASDALSKALKKRGFKFVGSTICYSFMQACGLVNDHVTGCFCHPGGQDDPQLGR is encoded by the coding sequence ATGGAACGTTGTGGATGGGTGAGTCAGGATCCTTTATACATTCAGTACCACGATAGCGAGTGGGGCGTCGCGGAAAAGAACCCTGCCCGGCTGTTTGAAATGATTTGCCTTGAGGGTCAGCAGGCAGGGCTGTCGTGGATAACGGTGCTGAAAAAACGTGAAAACTATCGCCGTGCCTTTCACCAGTTCGACCCGGTTCGCGTGGCGGCCATGGATGAGGCGGATGTTGAACGCCTGGTTCTTGATGCTGGTATTATTCGCCACCGCGGGAAAATTCAGGCCATCATCGGCAACGCCCGTGCTTTTCTGGCGATGGAAAAAAATGGCGAGCCTTTCGCAGATTTTGTCTGGTCGTTCGTCGACAATCATCCTCAGGTCACCGCTGCGGCGACGCTGGCAGAAATCCCCACCACCACTCCAGCTTCCGACGCTTTGTCGAAAGCGCTGAAAAAGCGGGGTTTTAAATTTGTCGGTTCGACTATCTGCTACTCCTTTATGCAGGCCTGTGGCCTGGTCAACGACCATGTTACCGGCTGCTTCTGTCACCCCGGAGGTCAGGATGATCCGCAATTGGGACGCTAA
- a CDS encoding autotransporter outer membrane beta-barrel domain-containing protein: MIIKKCNGLRGFIIPACVSVWASCVAGANAWQQEYIAIDTRSNTPERYTWDSDHQPRYEDILAERINASDDPAGLAFNQAVSPPDNVHGMSVGWNFALANGITSGPVASLRSDLTSPPDSRSATGTGYVNTLGWRVDYQELWGVHPWAQVSYNQTLSADPVGANRTQEGAWRDVTFGADMSLNSHLAAWAALSQADNLPTGANYLYLMGVSANF, translated from the coding sequence ATGATAATAAAGAAATGCAATGGCCTCCGGGGGTTTATCATCCCGGCGTGCGTATCCGTCTGGGCGTCGTGTGTTGCCGGAGCGAATGCCTGGCAACAGGAATATATCGCTATCGATACAAGAAGTAATACTCCGGAACGCTATACATGGGATAGCGATCACCAACCGCGCTACGAAGATATCCTTGCGGAGCGGATCAATGCGTCCGACGATCCTGCTGGCCTGGCGTTCAACCAGGCGGTATCGCCACCAGATAACGTACATGGCATGAGCGTCGGCTGGAACTTCGCTCTGGCAAACGGTATTACCTCCGGCCCGGTGGCCAGTTTACGCAGTGATCTGACATCGCCTCCTGATTCCCGTAGTGCTACCGGAACTGGCTACGTGAATACGCTGGGCTGGCGGGTCGATTATCAGGAACTGTGGGGGGTTCACCCGTGGGCGCAGGTGAGCTATAACCAGACGCTCTCAGCCGATCCTGTGGGCGCGAATCGCACGCAGGAAGGAGCCTGGCGAGATGTGACCTTCGGTGCGGATATGTCGCTTAACTCCCATCTTGCCGCCTGGGCGGCGCTGTCGCAGGCGGATAATTTACCCACCGGGGCAAACTATCTTTATCTGATGGGGGTGAGCGCCAATTTTTAA
- a CDS encoding LacI family DNA-binding transcriptional regulator, which translates to MAKAARATISDVAKAAKTGKTSISRYLNGEKHLLSDDLLGRIEKAIAELDYRPSLMARGLKHGRTRLIGLIIADITNPYSVNVLSGIEAACREKGFTLLVCNTNNELDQELHYLDLLRSYQVEGIVVNAVGMREDGLNRLQQSALPMVLIDRKIPEFACDVVGLDNTQAATTATEHLVEKGFEALLFLSEPLGSVNTRRERLSAFRNTLQHHAGIIAENAEVPLNDGAMLDNVLRYFHSHHRGMRKAVISANGALTLQVARSLKRIGLIWGSDIGLLGFDELEWAELAGVGITTLKQPTWQIGFAAVEQVVRRIAGSNDPVCERVFSGELIVRGSTSR; encoded by the coding sequence ATGGCGAAAGCGGCGCGAGCAACCATCAGCGATGTGGCGAAAGCCGCAAAGACCGGCAAAACCAGCATTTCACGCTATCTGAACGGCGAAAAGCATCTGCTTTCCGACGATCTGTTAGGGCGAATTGAAAAAGCGATTGCCGAGCTCGATTACCGTCCTAGTCTGATGGCCCGCGGCCTGAAGCATGGCCGCACCCGGCTGATTGGCCTGATCATCGCTGATATCACCAACCCCTACTCCGTCAATGTGCTCAGCGGCATCGAGGCCGCCTGTCGCGAAAAAGGCTTTACCCTGCTGGTGTGTAACACCAATAACGAACTGGACCAGGAACTGCACTATCTCGACCTGCTGCGCAGTTACCAGGTGGAGGGGATTGTGGTCAATGCAGTCGGGATGCGTGAAGACGGTCTAAACCGGCTACAGCAGTCGGCGCTGCCGATGGTGCTTATCGACCGCAAAATTCCTGAGTTCGCCTGTGATGTCGTCGGTCTCGATAATACCCAGGCCGCCACCACCGCCACCGAACATCTGGTGGAAAAAGGCTTTGAAGCGTTGCTGTTTCTCAGCGAACCCCTCGGTTCAGTGAACACTCGCCGCGAGCGCCTGAGCGCCTTTCGCAACACGCTCCAGCATCATGCAGGCATCATCGCGGAAAATGCCGAAGTCCCGCTCAACGATGGCGCGATGCTCGACAACGTCCTGCGCTATTTCCACTCCCACCACCGTGGAATGCGCAAGGCGGTGATTTCCGCCAACGGCGCGCTGACCCTGCAAGTTGCGCGCTCTCTTAAGCGCATTGGCCTGATTTGGGGCAGCGATATCGGCCTGCTGGGCTTCGATGAGCTGGAGTGGGCCGAGCTGGCGGGCGTGGGGATTACCACCCTCAAGCAACCGACCTGGCAGATTGGCTTCGCCGCCGTCGAACAGGTGGTGCGCCGGATTGCTGGTAGCAATGACCCGGTCTGTGAACGCGTGTTTTCCGGCGAGCTAATCGTCAGAGGCTCCACCTCCCGCTAA
- a CDS encoding MFS transporter, which produces MKSSTNATKRWWYIMPIVFITYSLAYLDRANFSFASAAGITEDLGITKGVSSLLGALFFLGYFFFQIPGAIYAERRSVRKLIFICLILWGGCASLTGMVHNIPALAAIRFILGVVEAAVMPAMLIYISNWFTKSERSRANTFLILGNPVTVLWMSVVSGYLIQALGWREMFIIEGVPAILWAFCWWVLVKDKPSQVNWLAESEKAALQEQLEREQQGIKAVRNYKEAFRSRNVVLLCMQYFAWSIGVYGFVLWLPSIIRSGGENMGMVEVGWLSSVPYLAATIAMIVVSWASDKMQNRKLFVWPLLLIAAFAFMGSWAVGSDHFWVSYILLVIAGAAMYAPYGPFFAIIPEMLPRNVAGGAMALINSMGALGSFFGSWFVGYLNGTTGSPSASYIFMGVALFASVWLTLIVKPANNQKLPLGARHA; this is translated from the coding sequence ATGAAAAGCTCGACGAATGCAACAAAACGCTGGTGGTACATCATGCCTATCGTGTTTATCACGTATAGCCTGGCGTACCTCGACCGCGCCAACTTTAGCTTCGCTTCGGCGGCGGGAATTACTGAAGATCTGGGCATTACCAAGGGGGTTTCTTCCCTGCTGGGGGCGCTGTTCTTCCTTGGCTACTTCTTCTTCCAGATCCCCGGCGCCATTTATGCGGAACGCCGCAGCGTGCGCAAACTGATTTTTATCTGCCTGATTCTGTGGGGCGGCTGTGCCTCGCTGACCGGGATGGTGCACAACATTCCCGCGCTGGCGGCGATCCGCTTTATTCTTGGCGTCGTTGAGGCGGCGGTGATGCCGGCGATGCTAATTTACATCAGCAACTGGTTTACTAAATCTGAACGTTCGCGGGCCAATACCTTCCTGATCCTCGGCAATCCGGTCACGGTACTGTGGATGTCGGTGGTTTCCGGCTATCTGATTCAGGCCTTAGGCTGGCGTGAAATGTTTATCATCGAAGGTGTCCCGGCGATCCTTTGGGCTTTCTGCTGGTGGGTGCTGGTGAAGGATAAACCATCCCAGGTGAACTGGCTGGCCGAAAGCGAGAAAGCCGCGCTACAAGAGCAACTGGAACGCGAACAGCAGGGTATTAAAGCCGTACGGAACTACAAAGAAGCCTTCCGCTCACGCAACGTTGTTCTGCTGTGCATGCAGTACTTTGCCTGGAGCATCGGGGTTTACGGCTTCGTTCTGTGGCTGCCGTCGATTATCCGCAGCGGCGGCGAAAATATGGGTATGGTCGAGGTTGGCTGGCTCTCATCCGTTCCTTACCTGGCAGCGACTATCGCGATGATCGTTGTCTCGTGGGCATCCGATAAAATGCAGAACCGTAAGCTGTTCGTCTGGCCGCTGTTGCTGATTGCCGCCTTTGCTTTTATGGGGTCCTGGGCCGTTGGCAGCGATCATTTCTGGGTGTCTTATATTCTGCTGGTTATTGCCGGTGCGGCGATGTATGCCCCGTACGGGCCTTTCTTCGCCATCATCCCTGAGATGCTGCCGCGCAACGTTGCTGGCGGCGCGATGGCGCTGATCAACAGCATGGGGGCGCTCGGTTCCTTCTTCGGTTCATGGTTTGTGGGCTATCTTAACGGCACCACCGGCAGCCCGTCAGCATCGTACATTTTTATGGGAGTGGCGCTTTTCGCCTCGGTATGGCTTACTCTGATTGTTAAGCCTGCTAACAATCAAAAACTTCCGCTTGGCGCACGTCACGCCTGA
- a CDS encoding N-acetyltransferase, with the protein MIRNWDANDTGPLIELWLESTIYAHPFIAESYWHDSIAIVRDVYLPAACTWGWEQDGVLKGFISVMESRFIGALFVAPDAARQGIGSALINEVKKHYDWLSLEVYQKNVRAVNFYHAQGFRIEDCAWQDETQHPTWIMHWSADQMPSA; encoded by the coding sequence ATGATCCGCAATTGGGACGCTAACGATACTGGCCCGCTAATCGAATTGTGGCTGGAAAGTACTATTTATGCGCATCCGTTTATCGCCGAGAGCTACTGGCATGACAGCATCGCGATAGTGCGGGATGTGTATCTTCCCGCCGCCTGCACTTGGGGTTGGGAGCAGGACGGCGTGCTAAAGGGCTTTATCAGCGTGATGGAGTCGCGTTTTATCGGTGCGTTGTTCGTCGCGCCTGATGCCGCCAGACAGGGCATCGGCAGCGCGTTGATCAATGAAGTCAAAAAGCACTACGACTGGCTAAGCCTTGAGGTATACCAGAAAAACGTCCGGGCAGTGAATTTCTACCATGCACAGGGCTTTCGCATTGAAGACTGCGCATGGCAGGATGAAACCCAACATCCGACCTGGATTATGCATTGGTCGGCGGATCAAATGCCGTCAGCGTAA
- a CDS encoding molybdopterin guanine dinucleotide-containing S/N-oxide reductase, whose amino-acid sequence MPTSSATKTILTAAHWGPMLVETDGENVISSRGAIDTPFANSLQTAVRDQVHSKTRVRYPMVRKGFLASPERPQGVRGQDEFVRVSWEQALDLIHAQHRRIRDSYGPTSIFAGSYGWRSNGVLHKAATLLQRYMSLAGGYTGHLGDYSTGAAQAIMPYVVGGNEVYQQQTSWPMVLEHSDVVVLWSANPLNTLKIAWNASDEQGIPWFNRLRQSGKRVICIDPMRSETTAFFGDAAEWIAPHMGTDVALMLGIAYTLVENSWQDDEFLARCTSGYDVFARYLNGESDGTPKTAEWGAAICGVSADKIRELAKLFHENTTMLMSGWGMQRQQFGEQKHWMLVTLAAMLGQIGTEGGGFGLSYHFANGGNPTRRAAVLASMQGSVAGGTDAVEKIPVARIVEALENPGAAYQHNGMERSFPDIRFIWWAGGANFTHHQDTNRLIRAWQKPELIVISECFWTAAARHADIVLPATTSFERNDMTMTGDYSNQHLVPMKRVVAPRDEARDDFDVFADLSERWEEGGRERFTEGKSDVQWLETFYQIAAQRGAAQQVTLPPFAQFWQANQLIEMPENPENARFARFSAFRADPQANPLKTASGKIEIHSSTIAGFAYPDCPPHPMWLEPDEWHGNAQEGQLQVLSAHPAHRLHSQLNHTSLREQYAVAGREPLTLHPQDAQARNIADGDLVRVWNSRGQVLAGAVVTDGIRPGVICLHEGAWPDLDAQAGICKNGAVNVLTKDIPTSRLGNGCAGNTALAWLEKYTGPALTLTAFDPPTNA is encoded by the coding sequence TTGCCAACCTCATCTGCCACCAAAACCATCCTTACCGCAGCCCACTGGGGACCCATGCTGGTCGAAACCGATGGCGAAAATGTCATCTCATCGCGAGGGGCAATTGACACGCCTTTCGCTAACTCCCTACAAACCGCAGTACGCGACCAGGTGCACAGCAAAACTCGCGTACGTTATCCGATGGTGCGTAAAGGGTTTCTCGCTTCGCCGGAGCGTCCGCAGGGTGTGCGCGGTCAGGATGAGTTCGTGCGGGTGAGCTGGGAACAGGCGCTGGATTTGATTCACGCTCAGCATAGACGTATTCGTGATAGCTATGGCCCGACATCTATCTTCGCTGGCTCCTATGGCTGGCGATCCAATGGCGTATTGCACAAAGCGGCGACGTTGCTTCAGCGCTATATGAGCCTGGCGGGCGGCTATACCGGGCATCTGGGGGATTATTCCACCGGCGCAGCGCAGGCGATCATGCCGTACGTGGTCGGCGGCAATGAGGTTTATCAACAGCAGACCAGCTGGCCTATGGTGCTGGAACATAGCGATGTGGTGGTGCTATGGAGCGCCAACCCGCTGAATACGCTAAAAATTGCCTGGAATGCTTCTGATGAGCAGGGGATCCCGTGGTTTAACCGACTGCGCCAGAGCGGCAAGCGGGTGATCTGCATCGATCCGATGCGATCGGAGACGACGGCATTCTTTGGCGATGCGGCGGAGTGGATCGCCCCGCATATGGGTACTGACGTTGCTTTGATGCTCGGTATCGCCTATACGCTGGTGGAAAACAGCTGGCAGGATGACGAGTTTTTGGCCCGTTGTACCAGCGGCTACGACGTTTTTGCCCGCTATCTGAACGGTGAAAGCGATGGGACGCCAAAAACGGCAGAGTGGGGGGCGGCGATCTGCGGCGTTAGTGCGGATAAAATTCGCGAACTGGCAAAATTATTCCACGAAAACACGACTATGCTGATGTCCGGCTGGGGGATGCAGCGTCAGCAGTTTGGTGAGCAAAAACACTGGATGCTGGTGACGTTGGCGGCGATGCTCGGGCAGATTGGTACCGAGGGCGGGGGCTTTGGCCTTTCCTACCATTTTGCCAACGGCGGCAACCCCACGCGCCGCGCTGCAGTGCTGGCTTCAATGCAGGGCAGCGTGGCGGGCGGCACCGATGCGGTAGAAAAAATTCCGGTCGCCCGCATCGTCGAGGCGCTGGAAAACCCCGGTGCGGCTTATCAGCACAATGGTATGGAGCGCAGCTTCCCGGATATTCGTTTTATCTGGTGGGCGGGCGGCGCTAACTTTACCCATCATCAGGATACCAATCGACTGATTCGCGCCTGGCAGAAGCCGGAGCTTATCGTGATTTCCGAATGCTTCTGGACCGCGGCGGCGCGCCATGCCGATATCGTGTTGCCCGCCACCACCTCCTTTGAACGCAACGATATGACCATGACTGGCGATTACAGCAACCAGCATCTGGTGCCGATGAAGCGGGTGGTCGCGCCGCGCGATGAAGCGCGCGATGATTTCGATGTGTTTGCCGACCTCAGCGAACGCTGGGAAGAGGGCGGTCGTGAGCGCTTTACTGAAGGAAAAAGCGATGTGCAGTGGCTGGAGACGTTCTACCAGATTGCCGCCCAGCGCGGGGCTGCGCAACAGGTGACGCTGCCGCCGTTCGCTCAGTTCTGGCAGGCGAATCAGCTGATTGAGATGCCGGAAAATCCAGAGAACGCACGTTTTGCCCGTTTTTCCGCCTTCAGGGCCGATCCGCAGGCGAATCCGCTGAAGACCGCCAGTGGCAAAATTGAGATTCACTCCTCAACTATCGCCGGTTTTGCTTATCCGGATTGCCCGCCGCATCCCATGTGGCTGGAGCCGGATGAGTGGCACGGCAACGCGCAGGAAGGTCAGCTACAGGTGCTGTCAGCACATCCGGCGCATCGTCTTCACAGCCAGCTCAACCATACCTCGCTGCGCGAGCAGTACGCGGTGGCGGGCCGTGAACCGCTAACGCTTCACCCGCAGGATGCGCAGGCGCGCAATATCGCCGATGGCGATCTGGTTCGGGTGTGGAATTCGCGCGGCCAGGTGCTGGCCGGTGCGGTGGTGACCGACGGCATTCGTCCAGGAGTCATCTGTTTACATGAAGGGGCGTGGCCCGATCTTGACGCCCAGGCGGGTATCTGCAAAAACGGTGCGGTGAACGTCCTGACCAAAGACATTCCGACATCGCGGCTGGGCAACGGCTGCGCCGGAAATACGGCGCTGGCCTGGCTGGAAAAATATACCGGACCCGCGCTTACGCTGACGGCATTTGATCCGCCGACCAATGCATAA
- a CDS encoding OmpA family lipoprotein: protein MKKRVLMIAAIVSGTLVISGCTTNPYTGEREAGKSGIGAGVGSLVGAGIGALSSSKHDRGKGALIGAAAGAALGGGIGYYMDVQEAKLREKMQGTGVSVTRNGDNIVLNMPSNVTFDSSSANLKPAGANTLTGVAMVLKEYEKTAVNVVGYTDSTGSQELNMRLSQQRADSVASALITQSVAANRIRTTGMGPANPVASNSTAEGKAQNRRVEITLSPLQ, encoded by the coding sequence ATGAAAAAACGCGTACTCATGATTGCGGCTATCGTTAGCGGCACACTGGTCATCTCAGGCTGTACCACCAACCCTTACACCGGCGAGCGCGAGGCGGGTAAATCCGGCATCGGCGCAGGTGTCGGTTCGTTAGTCGGCGCGGGTATTGGCGCACTCTCCTCCTCAAAACATGACCGTGGTAAAGGCGCGCTGATCGGCGCGGCGGCAGGGGCAGCGTTGGGTGGTGGCATCGGCTACTACATGGACGTGCAGGAAGCGAAACTGCGCGAGAAAATGCAGGGAACCGGGGTGAGCGTGACGCGAAATGGCGACAACATCGTGCTGAATATGCCAAGCAACGTGACCTTTGATAGCAGCAGCGCCAACCTGAAACCAGCGGGTGCTAATACCCTGACAGGGGTGGCGATGGTACTGAAAGAGTACGAGAAAACTGCCGTCAACGTCGTTGGCTACACCGACAGCACAGGCAGCCAGGAGCTGAATATGCGTCTCTCCCAGCAGCGTGCCGACAGCGTCGCCAGCGCGCTGATCACCCAGAGCGTGGCGGCAAACCGCATCCGCACCACCGGCATGGGCCCGGCTAATCCGGTCGCCAGCAATAGCACCGCAGAAGGTAAGGCGCAGAACCGTCGCGTCGAAATCACCCTTAGCCCGTTGCAGTAA
- a CDS encoding sugar phosphate isomerase/epimerase family protein, with amino-acid sequence MARKIIVVTAAYGNDHVKALGGQSAVLPFIAGSGADGVEIRRELFSADELNRLPQLAADIEHRGLLACYSAPEALFAVDGSLNPHLAGFLQEAQTLNALWLKLSLGHFTRHDDLETLRDILQESGMALVVENDQTDCGHLAPMQRFKAACRVNQLPITLTFDMGNWLWVGDSPEEAARQLAPAVSYIHVKAAEPHRSHFRAVPPDEASDRWLALLDKLPADAPRGIEFPLTGHDLTAVTRRYVNLLRED; translated from the coding sequence ATGGCCAGAAAAATTATTGTCGTAACCGCCGCGTACGGGAATGACCACGTTAAGGCGCTGGGTGGACAGTCCGCCGTACTGCCGTTTATCGCTGGTTCCGGTGCGGACGGCGTAGAAATTCGCCGCGAACTGTTTAGCGCTGATGAACTAAATCGCCTGCCACAACTGGCCGCTGACATTGAGCATCGCGGCCTGCTGGCCTGTTACTCCGCGCCAGAAGCCCTGTTTGCCGTTGACGGATCGCTCAACCCGCATCTCGCCGGATTTTTACAGGAGGCGCAAACTCTCAACGCGCTGTGGCTGAAGCTCTCATTGGGCCACTTTACCCGTCATGACGACCTCGAAACCCTGCGCGATATTCTGCAGGAGAGCGGAATGGCACTGGTGGTGGAAAACGATCAAACCGACTGCGGCCACCTGGCGCCGATGCAGCGCTTCAAAGCCGCCTGCCGGGTTAACCAACTGCCGATCACCCTGACCTTTGATATGGGCAACTGGCTGTGGGTCGGCGACTCGCCGGAAGAGGCCGCACGCCAGCTGGCTCCTGCCGTCAGCTATATTCACGTCAAGGCAGCCGAGCCGCATCGTTCGCATTTTCGCGCCGTACCGCCGGACGAAGCGTCCGACCGCTGGCTGGCGCTGCTCGACAAGCTGCCCGCCGATGCCCCACGCGGGATCGAATTTCCGCTGACTGGCCATGACCTGACGGCCGTGACCCGCCGCTACGTCAACCTGCTACGTGAGGATTAA
- the ghrB gene encoding glyoxylate/hydroxypyruvate reductase GhrB — translation MKPSVILYKTLPDDLQQRLEQHFTVTQVKNLSPETVSQHASAFAEAVGLLGSSEKVDTALLEKMPKLRATSTISVGYDNFDVDALNAHKVLLMHTPTVLTETVADTVMALVLSTARRVVEVANRVKAGEWTKSIGPDWFGNDVHHKTLGIVGMGRIGMALAQRAHAGFGMPILYNARRQHPQAEERFNARYCDLDTLLQEADFVCLILPLTEETHHLFGKEQFAKMKSSAIFINAGRGPVVDEKALITALQEGEIYAAGLDVFEQEPLAKDSPLLSLPNVVAVPHIGSATHETRYNMAACAVDNLIDALNGKVEKNCVNPQVK, via the coding sequence ATGAAGCCGTCAGTTATTCTCTACAAAACGCTTCCCGACGACCTGCAACAGCGTCTGGAACAACACTTTACCGTCACTCAGGTCAAAAACCTGAGTCCGGAGACCGTTTCGCAGCACGCCTCGGCGTTCGCTGAAGCGGTAGGTCTGCTGGGTTCCAGCGAAAAAGTCGATACCGCGTTACTGGAGAAAATGCCGAAGCTTCGTGCGACCTCAACCATCTCCGTCGGCTACGACAACTTCGACGTCGATGCGCTGAATGCCCATAAGGTGCTGTTGATGCACACCCCGACCGTGCTGACCGAAACCGTCGCCGATACCGTAATGGCGCTGGTGTTAAGCACCGCACGTCGGGTGGTTGAAGTTGCCAACCGCGTGAAGGCTGGAGAGTGGACCAAAAGCATCGGTCCGGACTGGTTTGGCAACGATGTGCATCACAAAACCCTCGGGATCGTCGGCATGGGTCGTATCGGGATGGCGCTCGCCCAACGTGCGCATGCGGGCTTCGGCATGCCGATTCTCTATAACGCTCGCCGCCAGCACCCGCAGGCGGAAGAGCGCTTCAACGCCCGCTATTGCGATCTCGACACCCTGTTACAGGAAGCGGATTTTGTCTGCCTGATCCTGCCGTTGACCGAAGAAACCCATCACCTGTTTGGTAAAGAACAGTTTGCCAAAATGAAATCTTCCGCCATCTTTATCAACGCCGGACGCGGTCCGGTGGTTGACGAGAAAGCGCTGATTACCGCCCTGCAGGAAGGTGAAATTTATGCCGCCGGGCTGGATGTGTTTGAACAAGAGCCGCTGGCGAAAGATTCCCCACTATTAAGCCTGCCAAACGTCGTCGCGGTGCCGCATATTGGCTCAGCAACGCATGAGACTCGCTATAACATGGCGGCCTGCGCAGTGGATAATCTGATTGATGCCCTGAACGGCAAAGTCGAGAAGAACTGCGTGAATCCGCAGGTGAAGTGA
- a CDS encoding sugar kinase: MQKALDVITIGEAMAMFVATETGELADVEHFMKRVAGAELNVATGLARLGLSVGWVSRVGEDSFGRFVLNTLAKEGIDACGVSKDGRYATGFQLKSKVENGTDPIVEYFRKGSAASHLSPDDFNEAYFASARHLHLSGVAAALSESSYALLDHAARTMKAQGKTLSFDPNLRPTLWKSEAEMVEKLNQLAFQADWVLPGLKEGMILTGQQTPEAIADFYLTRGVRTVVIKTGSDGAWYKTADGEQGAVAAIKVDNVVDTVGAGDGFAVGVISALLEGHPLRQAVQRGNKIGSLAIQVQGDSEGLPTRKALGE; this comes from the coding sequence ATGCAGAAAGCGTTAGATGTCATCACCATAGGCGAAGCCATGGCGATGTTTGTCGCTACCGAAACCGGTGAACTGGCTGATGTCGAACATTTTATGAAACGCGTGGCGGGTGCGGAGCTGAACGTCGCCACCGGCCTGGCCCGCCTGGGCTTAAGCGTCGGCTGGGTGAGCCGCGTCGGCGAGGATAGCTTTGGCCGTTTCGTTCTCAATACGCTGGCGAAAGAGGGTATCGACGCATGCGGCGTAAGCAAAGATGGCCGCTACGCTACCGGTTTTCAGCTGAAATCTAAAGTCGAAAATGGAACCGATCCCATTGTGGAATATTTCCGCAAAGGTTCCGCCGCCAGCCATCTTTCGCCGGATGATTTTAACGAAGCGTATTTCGCCAGCGCTCGTCACCTGCATTTAAGCGGCGTGGCAGCCGCGCTGTCGGAAAGCTCGTACGCCCTGCTGGATCACGCGGCCCGTACCATGAAGGCTCAGGGAAAAACTCTCTCATTCGACCCCAATCTGCGTCCGACGCTGTGGAAAAGCGAAGCCGAGATGGTGGAAAAACTGAACCAGCTTGCTTTTCAGGCCGACTGGGTTCTGCCCGGCTTAAAAGAAGGGATGATTCTGACCGGTCAGCAGACACCGGAAGCCATCGCGGACTTCTATCTCACCCGCGGCGTGCGCACGGTGGTAATTAAGACCGGTTCTGATGGTGCCTGGTATAAAACTGCCGATGGCGAACAAGGAGCCGTAGCGGCGATAAAAGTAGATAACGTCGTCGATACCGTCGGCGCGGGCGATGGTTTTGCCGTCGGGGTCATTAGCGCCCTGCTGGAAGGCCATCCACTGCGCCAGGCGGTACAACGCGGTAATAAAATTGGTTCGCTAGCCATCCAGGTCCAAGGGGATAGCGAAGGATTACCCACCCGCAAAGCGCTGGGCGAATAA